Genomic segment of Corynebacterium urealyticum DSM 7109:
TTATTAGTCACGAAGACCCTGCCCCGGTCAGCAATGCCCTCGACCGCGCCGGGGATCAGTTTATCCCCGGCGAAAACGGTGCCGTCGAGGTCGAGCAGGAGGGTGTCGTAGCGGCTGAGCAGCTCAAGCATGGCTACTTCTCCTCGCTGCTCTCCGCGCCAGCATCGTTGCCATTGCTCTCGCCGGTACCCTCATTGAGCTCCGCGATGCGCTTCTCGGCGTCGAGCACCTCTTCAGTATCGAGTTCGTTGGCCTTGGTAAACCACTGGATGGCATCGGCCGTGCGACCGGCCCGTGCGAGTGCATCGGCGTACGCGTAGGTCACGCGCAGCTTGGTGACGTCTGGAGCGTCGGCAGCGTCGAGTTCCTCCTCGAGGGCGACGATGGCCTCCTCGTAACGGTCAAGGTCCTGGTAAGCACCGGCCACCACCATGGCGAGCTCAACGCGGGTCTCCGGGTCGAGCTCCTCGGGACGGTACTCGCCGGCCACTCCCAGCGTCTTCTCCGGTCGTCCGAGCGCGCGCTCAGCGTCGGCAAGGACGGCAATCAGACCTGGGCCACCCTGCATGCGACGAGCAGCGCGCAGCTCAGAGATGGCTTCCTTCCACTCTCCAGCGTGGTAGGCAGCGATGCCGTTGGTTTCGCGGGCTACTGCCACGCGGCCAGCACGGTCCTTGGCGGCACGCGCGTGTTCGAGGGCCTTTTCGGTGTTCTCGTCCAGAAGGGTGGCGGCCATGATGAGGTGCTTGGCGACCATGTCTGCGTTATCGCGAGACAGGCTGCGCAGCTCCTGGCGCACCTGTGGATCGAGGTCCTTGGGATCCACACCCTCCGGAATGCGGGGCTCTTTCATGCGGGCGTTGATGCGCTCCTCGCGGTAGCCAGAGCGCTGGGGCCCGGACTGACGTGCTCGGTTGGCCTGGCCACCACGGTTCCTGAAGTTCCCACCCCGCCGGTCGCCACCCTTGCGACGATCCCGGTCGAACTTCTTGCCCCCACCGTACGGACGGCCACCGCCCCGAGGGCCGCGTGGCTGGTCGCCATCACGGTCGTTATACCGGCCGTCGCGACGGTCATCGCGGTCCCGGTAGCGGTTGTCTCGCCGATCATCGCGGTCGCGGTAACGGTTACCTCCGCGGCGTTCCCCGCGGTCAAAGTCACGGTCACGGTTATTTCCGCGACGGTTGTCGTCGGAGTTACGGTGCCTGCGGGGCTTGAAGTTTCCGTCTCGCTGGTTGCGGGGACGGTGACCTCGATCGCCGCGGCTTTGGTATTCCGACATTGAACCCTTCTTTCACAGACTCTGTGGACTGCTCACACGATATCACCCCGGGTGGACGGGGTTTTTAGGCAATAAAAAAAGTGGTGGTGCGACGGGCTGTCGATCATCACCCGTACAAAACGGGAACAACCAACAACACGTCGCACCACCACTATGAAAGTTTAATGCCGGCGGCGTCTTACTCTCCCACACCCTCCCAGGTGCAGTACCATCAGCGCAGGTAGGCTTAGCTTCCGGGTTCGGAAAGGGACCGGGCGTGACCCCACCGCAAAAACCACCGACAAACACAACAGAATAACACACACCCAACCACACCCACAACAGGCGTGTGGTGTGCCGTGTCATTCCAGACACTGCATAACAGACGCGAGCACTTCATCCTCATAGAAGTTCACATTGTGTGCGCTTCACACAACCAACCCAAAAGGCAATTGTGTGGTTTGTTACACGTCGGCCAATTAGTACCAGTCACCTCCACACCTCACAGTGCTTCCAGATCTGGCCTATCAACCCCATCATCTCTAGGGAACCTCAAAAGAAACCTCATCTCGAAACAGGCTTCCCGCTTAGATGCTTTCAGCGGTTATCCCTCCCATACGTAGCCAACCAGCCATGCCACGGGCGTGACAACTGGCGCACCAGAGGTATGTCCAACCCGGTCCTCTCGTACTAGGGTCAGCCTTTCTCAAGTTTCAACGCGCGCGGCGGATAGAGACCGAACTGTCTCACGACGTTCTAAACCCAGCTCGCGTGCCGCTTTAATGGGCGAACAGCCCAACCCTTGGGACCGACTCCAGCCCCAGGATGCGACGAGCCGACATCGAGGTGCCAAACCATCCCGTCGATATGGACTCTTGGGGAAGATCAGCCTGTTAT
This window contains:
- a CDS encoding tetratricopeptide repeat protein — translated: MSEYQSRGDRGHRPRNQRDGNFKPRRHRNSDDNRRGNNRDRDFDRGERRGGNRYRDRDDRRDNRYRDRDDRRDGRYNDRDGDQPRGPRGGGRPYGGGKKFDRDRRKGGDRRGGNFRNRGGQANRARQSGPQRSGYREERINARMKEPRIPEGVDPKDLDPQVRQELRSLSRDNADMVAKHLIMAATLLDENTEKALEHARAAKDRAGRVAVARETNGIAAYHAGEWKEAISELRAARRMQGGPGLIAVLADAERALGRPEKTLGVAGEYRPEELDPETRVELAMVVAGAYQDLDRYEEAIVALEEELDAADAPDVTKLRVTYAYADALARAGRTADAIQWFTKANELDTEEVLDAEKRIAELNEGTGESNGNDAGAESSEEK